One genomic segment of Erythrobacter sp. THAF29 includes these proteins:
- a CDS encoding alpha-hydroxy-acid oxidizing protein, which produces MSNFGGMQNEIYNAGLQGHLPRYPVDFATLEQRAHEALGPMMTNYVAGGCGDEHTQDTNASAFQHWGMIPRMMVDCSERDLSIKLFGEKFETPLFMAPVGVNGEATQDRHGDMAAAKASATTGIPFCASTLSNDPLEDVKEACGDTTAFFQLYTPRNRELAESFIGRAEKAGYKALVVTLDTWVTGWRPRDLNASNFPQLRGRVLENYFCDPVFRSLLAKPPEEDMAAAIMMFAGVFGQVLTWDDMKWFKDVTKMPIVLKGICHPDDARRAVDTGADAIYCSNHGGRQANGGIATIDLLEDIVKAAGDVPVLFDSGIRSGSDAVKALALGARAVGVGRPYTYGLAIGGAEGAAWVLRSILAEADLLMAVNGYPTLEAVREAGAQRTDR; this is translated from the coding sequence ATGAGCAATTTTGGCGGGATGCAGAACGAAATCTACAATGCCGGCCTGCAGGGGCACCTGCCGCGTTACCCGGTCGATTTCGCGACGCTTGAACAGCGGGCGCACGAAGCGCTCGGCCCGATGATGACGAACTACGTCGCGGGCGGCTGCGGGGACGAGCATACGCAGGACACCAATGCGAGCGCCTTTCAGCACTGGGGCATGATCCCTCGCATGATGGTCGACTGCTCTGAGCGCGACCTTTCGATTAAGCTGTTCGGTGAGAAGTTCGAAACCCCGCTCTTCATGGCCCCGGTGGGCGTAAACGGAGAGGCGACGCAGGACCGGCACGGTGACATGGCCGCGGCGAAAGCATCGGCGACGACGGGTATCCCGTTCTGCGCCTCCACTCTGTCGAACGACCCGCTGGAGGATGTGAAAGAAGCATGCGGCGACACCACCGCCTTTTTCCAGCTTTACACGCCGCGCAATCGCGAACTTGCCGAAAGCTTCATCGGCCGTGCGGAGAAGGCCGGCTACAAGGCGCTCGTCGTGACGCTCGACACCTGGGTGACCGGCTGGCGTCCGCGCGATCTCAACGCCTCCAACTTCCCGCAGCTGCGCGGGCGCGTGCTCGAGAATTACTTTTGCGATCCGGTCTTCCGTTCGCTGCTCGCCAAGCCGCCCGAGGAGGATATGGCAGCTGCGATCATGATGTTCGCAGGCGTGTTCGGCCAGGTGCTGACTTGGGATGACATGAAGTGGTTCAAGGACGTGACCAAGATGCCGATCGTCCTCAAGGGCATCTGCCATCCCGACGATGCGCGCCGCGCCGTCGATACCGGGGCGGACGCAATCTATTGTTCGAACCACGGCGGGCGACAGGCCAATGGCGGGATCGCGACCATCGACCTTCTCGAAGATATCGTAAAGGCTGCAGGCGATGTGCCGGTGCTGTTCGACAGCGGCATCCGTTCCGGCTCCGACGCGGTCAAGGCGCTCGCGCTAGGGGCGAGGGCGGTGGGCGTGGGCAGGCCTTACACCTATGGGCTTGCCATCGGCGGCGCGGAGGGCGCGGCATGGGTGCTTCGCTCAATCCTCGCCGAAGCCGACCTGCTGATGGCAGTTAACGGTTACCCGACGCTCGAAGCGGTTCGCGAAGCGGGGGCGCAGCGGACCGATCGCTGA
- a CDS encoding thiol-disulfide oxidoreductase DCC family protein, with product MNSATPSDPQVKVWFDGACPLCIREIAAMRRLDRRDAIDFIDVSQSSDSDCPVDQADLLARFHAEENGKVLSGAAAFAAMWRAIPVLRPFGLLARNRYVLRVLERLYVAFLRVRPHIQRLFR from the coding sequence ATGAATTCGGCAACCCCATCTGATCCACAAGTAAAAGTATGGTTCGATGGGGCATGTCCCCTTTGCATTCGCGAGATTGCGGCGATGCGTCGGCTCGATCGCCGGGATGCAATAGACTTTATCGACGTCTCGCAATCGAGTGACTCAGACTGCCCTGTGGATCAGGCCGATCTTCTCGCACGCTTCCACGCCGAGGAGAATGGCAAAGTGCTGAGCGGAGCAGCCGCCTTTGCCGCCATGTGGCGTGCTATCCCGGTCCTTCGACCGTTCGGCCTGCTGGCCCGAAACCGATACGTCTTGCGCGTGCTCGAACGTCTCTACGTCGCGTTTCTGCGCGTGCGGCCCCACATCCAGCGCCTGTTTCGTTGA
- a CDS encoding asparagine synthase-related protein, whose amino-acid sequence MSGFAVEFRRDGREASIESANRMKDALRVLGADKQATIADGPFAITWTFSSGFSLSDPSERQPVKRADRWHLLFLGKLNHRAELAEKLRIESDGLDGIPDCELAMGAWLKWGEDCRDHLYGGYSLLVCDTREHRLTAIRSPERSQQLYLFEERDRLIVASSTKAIFAFPEIPREVDELKIADALVLNHQDTSRSYFKNVSVIGQSCTMVASRDQEPRTRYFDMFENVEPVRFETDDDYAERAREIVDSTLATAFRVPGKPALSLSAGLDSTTLAVLMIERMRAEGTSGTKSLKAYTGVPESTWDGRVRENWLGDESGPVRALARMYPELDVDFVSGKSLAFDQEVDMLQSYADMPTRGVGNSAWGAAVRINCRRDGHKLLVNGAAGNGTVSLGIAHILFAQWLRTGRFGKLARETSRYVARRPQARLYSVLGQAAVNNLPDPLYDGYMRLRGHVSKQGYRAYSAINPGFAEDTRVEERLRDFDSDDRYRMPRSRQDLMRAIMQKGARNDGGGLFEAYKAMAGIDSFVGYEDRKLIEFCFAIPDDQFYRDGVDRRLIKQMMKGKLPPEVLNAPRGEQASDWHSRRKRDLDRILAELERLEGIPEIAGRLDIERMKTVTREWPDDTPISSSDYPDYGIARYGIGRAIAIARFINQVEGRN is encoded by the coding sequence ATGAGCGGATTTGCAGTCGAATTTCGGCGTGACGGGCGTGAGGCGTCGATCGAAAGCGCCAACCGGATGAAGGACGCATTGCGCGTTCTCGGGGCCGACAAACAGGCGACAATTGCCGATGGTCCCTTCGCGATCACGTGGACGTTTTCGTCCGGGTTTTCGCTTAGTGACCCGAGTGAACGGCAGCCGGTCAAGCGCGCTGATCGGTGGCATTTGCTTTTTCTCGGCAAACTGAACCATCGGGCCGAACTCGCCGAAAAGCTTCGCATCGAAAGCGATGGGCTCGATGGAATTCCCGATTGCGAACTCGCAATGGGCGCGTGGCTCAAATGGGGCGAGGATTGCCGCGATCACCTGTATGGTGGCTACAGTCTTCTCGTCTGCGACACTCGCGAGCACCGGTTAACCGCGATCCGCAGCCCCGAACGCTCGCAGCAGCTTTATCTCTTCGAGGAGCGCGACCGCCTGATCGTGGCATCTTCGACTAAGGCCATCTTCGCCTTCCCGGAGATTCCCCGCGAGGTGGACGAACTCAAAATCGCCGATGCGCTTGTCCTGAACCATCAGGATACGAGCCGATCCTACTTCAAGAACGTCTCGGTGATCGGGCAATCCTGCACGATGGTAGCGTCCCGTGACCAGGAGCCGCGGACCAGGTATTTCGACATGTTCGAGAATGTCGAGCCGGTGCGTTTCGAAACCGATGATGACTACGCTGAAAGGGCGCGCGAAATCGTCGACAGCACGCTGGCCACTGCCTTCCGCGTCCCCGGCAAACCTGCATTGAGCCTCAGCGCCGGTCTGGACTCAACGACGCTTGCAGTGCTGATGATCGAGCGAATGCGTGCCGAAGGGACTTCGGGCACGAAGTCTCTGAAAGCTTACACCGGCGTTCCCGAAAGTACTTGGGACGGCCGTGTTCGCGAGAATTGGCTGGGAGACGAGAGTGGCCCCGTTCGCGCGCTCGCTCGCATGTATCCTGAACTGGACGTCGACTTCGTCAGCGGCAAATCTCTTGCGTTCGATCAGGAAGTCGACATGCTCCAGTCTTATGCCGATATGCCAACCCGAGGCGTCGGCAACAGCGCCTGGGGGGCAGCGGTCAGGATCAACTGCAGGCGAGACGGCCATAAATTGCTCGTTAACGGAGCTGCCGGAAACGGCACGGTAAGTCTCGGCATTGCCCACATCCTCTTCGCCCAATGGCTTCGTACCGGCCGGTTCGGAAAGCTTGCCCGCGAGACCAGCAGATACGTTGCGAGAAGGCCTCAAGCGCGTCTCTATAGTGTGCTGGGACAGGCAGCGGTCAATAATCTGCCGGATCCGCTGTATGATGGCTACATGCGCCTGCGTGGCCACGTCAGCAAGCAAGGGTACCGCGCGTATTCTGCCATCAATCCAGGCTTTGCCGAAGACACCCGTGTCGAAGAGCGACTGCGCGATTTCGATTCCGACGATCGCTATCGGATGCCTCGCAGTCGACAGGATTTGATGCGGGCCATCATGCAAAAGGGCGCGCGCAACGATGGTGGCGGTCTGTTCGAAGCCTACAAGGCGATGGCGGGAATCGATTCCTTCGTCGGGTACGAGGATCGCAAGCTGATCGAGTTTTGCTTCGCGATTCCCGACGACCAATTCTATCGGGACGGCGTCGATCGCAGGCTCATCAAGCAAATGATGAAGGGCAAACTACCGCCCGAAGTTCTCAACGCGCCGCGGGGCGAACAGGCATCCGACTGGCACAGCCGGCGCAAGCGAGATCTCGATCGTATCCTTGCGGAACTGGAACGTCTTGAAGGCATTCCCGAAATTGCCGGTCGGCTCGATATCGAGCGGATGAAGACAGTGACCCGCGAATGGCCGGATGACACACCCATCTCTTCCTCCGACTATCCTGATTACGGCATTGCGCGATACGGCATTGGCCGCGCGATAGCGATTGCGCGCTTTATCAACCAGGTCGAGGGCCGAAACTAA
- a CDS encoding PqqD family peptide modification chaperone has protein sequence MSNQATIELSHKVAKTENFVESSVDGEAILMHLDEGNFSSLKSTGLRIWAMMEEPKTVSEICDKLLEEFDVDRPECEQQTLAFLAGLRDRGLIEVR, from the coding sequence GTGAGCAACCAGGCAACGATCGAATTGAGTCACAAGGTGGCGAAGACGGAAAACTTTGTTGAGAGCAGCGTCGATGGTGAAGCGATCCTGATGCACCTCGACGAAGGCAATTTTTCCTCGCTCAAATCGACCGGGCTCCGGATCTGGGCAATGATGGAAGAGCCAAAAACGGTGTCGGAAATCTGTGACAAGCTGCTCGAGGAATTCGACGTCGACCGGCCAGAGTGCGAGCAGCAGACCCTGGCATTCCTGGCGGGTCTGCGGGATCGGGGCTTGATCGAGGTCCGCTAG
- a CDS encoding sulfotransferase domain-containing protein: MSDGTFVWLASYPKSGNTWLRLMLGKLTGASEQVDDDVFAPVAGISSNRSTFEYHTALNTFDLTDAEIDRLRPAVYRAAAAEHDDVAFMKVHDAYGRLPNGEPFFPSDCSRAVIYIVRDPLDVAVSFAHHLGVKEFETAVRKMNDPAFALAGDGREQLRQVMYDWSSHYRSWVEQKEIPVCVIRYEDMRKNTVAVLARVVDFAKLDRSKFVMSIEDAVEASRFERLQKIEQDKGFAERPVNSEKFFRSGRSGEGRERLSASLQEELISHHADVMRELGYLEGKAA, translated from the coding sequence ATGAGCGATGGCACGTTCGTCTGGCTCGCAAGCTATCCAAAATCGGGAAACACCTGGCTGCGCCTGATGCTCGGAAAGCTCACCGGTGCGTCCGAGCAAGTCGATGATGATGTGTTCGCTCCCGTAGCTGGGATAAGCAGCAACCGGAGCACTTTTGAATATCACACCGCGCTCAACACTTTCGATTTGACCGACGCGGAAATCGACCGCCTCCGTCCTGCCGTCTATCGCGCCGCGGCTGCAGAGCACGACGATGTGGCATTCATGAAAGTGCACGATGCGTATGGCCGCTTGCCGAATGGCGAGCCATTTTTCCCCTCCGACTGTTCGCGCGCGGTAATCTATATCGTTCGCGATCCGCTCGATGTGGCGGTTTCATTCGCGCATCATTTGGGGGTCAAGGAGTTTGAGACTGCGGTGCGCAAGATGAACGATCCCGCCTTTGCGCTGGCAGGTGACGGTCGCGAACAACTCCGTCAGGTCATGTACGATTGGTCCAGCCACTACCGAAGCTGGGTGGAGCAGAAGGAAATTCCCGTATGCGTTATCCGGTACGAGGATATGAGGAAAAACACGGTTGCCGTTCTGGCCAGGGTGGTCGATTTCGCGAAGCTCGACAGAAGCAAGTTCGTCATGTCGATCGAAGACGCCGTCGAGGCCTCAAGGTTCGAACGCCTGCAAAAGATTGAGCAGGACAAGGGATTTGCCGAAAGGCCCGTCAACTCGGAAAAGTTCTTTCGATCCGGTCGATCTGGAGAAGGCAGGGAACGGCTTTCTGCGAGCCTGCAAGAAGAGTTGATCTCGCATCACGCCGATGTCATGCGCGAATTGGGATATTTGGAAGGGAAAGCCGCGTGA
- a CDS encoding nucleotidyltransferase family protein, whose amino-acid sequence MNIRSTPVAADLPPELRLLAACCAHPVTGESRRQVEDLADRIGDWDEVSKAAQRHQVQGFVQNRLSGCEAVPDEIRNRWANEARNRATFNLRQAGMTGKLHKLLNEHSIRNLVIKGLPLAAHVYGSLSIKRSADIDLLIEPQNAVRAVDLLARNGFVALETGEPLTASQTESVVRHFKEITLVGDGNILIDLHWRLVEQSNLLRGIEPFANARAISIENIGSISVLGEEDEFAYLCTHGALSDWSRLKWLADVNAVIAERGDKEILALYEYAKGLGAGPSVLQALALRALLWGTPLPQELAQQFQSISDDHFVAYPIARMTMPYKPESSRDALRRIASQSRIRSTLYGSRAAAIRELTSHLRALPDVLALPLPASLDWLYLPLRPVMWLDRKLRS is encoded by the coding sequence ATGAATATTAGATCGACCCCGGTTGCTGCCGACTTGCCCCCTGAACTGCGCCTGCTCGCAGCATGTTGCGCGCATCCGGTAACCGGAGAAAGCCGGAGGCAGGTTGAGGACCTTGCCGACCGGATCGGCGATTGGGATGAGGTGTCGAAAGCCGCCCAGAGGCATCAGGTACAGGGCTTCGTGCAGAACCGCCTTTCCGGCTGCGAAGCCGTTCCCGACGAGATCCGAAACCGCTGGGCCAACGAAGCCCGCAATCGCGCGACATTCAACTTGAGGCAGGCCGGTATGACCGGGAAGCTTCACAAGCTTCTGAACGAGCACTCCATCCGCAATCTCGTAATCAAGGGCCTGCCATTGGCTGCGCATGTCTACGGATCGCTTTCGATCAAGCGGAGCGCGGACATCGACTTGCTGATCGAGCCGCAGAATGCTGTCCGCGCCGTTGATCTGCTGGCGCGAAATGGTTTTGTCGCGCTTGAAACTGGTGAGCCGCTTACAGCTTCGCAGACCGAAAGCGTTGTCCGCCATTTCAAGGAAATCACGCTGGTCGGCGACGGGAACATACTGATCGACCTGCACTGGAGGCTGGTTGAGCAGTCAAACTTGCTCAGAGGGATCGAACCCTTTGCCAACGCGCGCGCAATATCGATCGAAAATATCGGCAGCATCTCGGTTCTCGGAGAAGAAGACGAGTTCGCCTATTTGTGCACGCATGGTGCGCTGTCGGATTGGAGCAGGCTCAAGTGGCTGGCAGACGTCAACGCTGTTATCGCGGAACGCGGCGACAAAGAGATCCTCGCGCTCTACGAATACGCCAAGGGCCTTGGTGCCGGACCGAGCGTTCTTCAAGCGCTGGCGCTGAGGGCGCTCTTGTGGGGCACCCCGCTTCCGCAGGAGCTGGCACAACAGTTTCAATCGATTAGCGACGACCATTTTGTCGCGTATCCGATTGCGCGGATGACAATGCCCTACAAACCGGAATCATCTCGCGATGCGTTGCGCCGGATCGCAAGCCAATCGCGCATACGCTCGACGCTTTATGGCAGCCGCGCCGCAGCAATTCGGGAACTGACATCTCACTTGCGCGCCCTGCCCGATGTGCTCGCGCTCCCCCTGCCCGCGTCGCTCGATTGGCTTTACCTGCCACTGAGGCCGGTCATGTGGCTTGATCGAAAGCTTCGATCATGA
- a CDS encoding Nramp family divalent metal transporter, translating into MNERLRNVGPGALVAAAFIGPGTVTACTVAGASHGFALVWALVFATFATIVLQEMAARLGVVAQKGLGETLAGLLDATIWKWPLILLVGLALYLGNAAYEAGNLSGAALGIQALAGETDGVFAGSVAAIAVLAGALLLSGSYRLIERVLIGLVVVMAMAFVATFAIVRPDIGALVAGAVTPVVPEGALLTVIALIGTTVVPYNLFLHSTAAKTKWQGEEDLGAMRADTAVAIGLGGLIAILILSTSAASLFAAGIEVSSAAEMAGQFEPLFGPYSKYLLAIGLFAAGLTSAITAPLATGFAMTEILKLESRQTSRGFRLIALSVIVIGAALALTGTRPIEIIVLAQFANGLLLPIIAAFLLYAVNRPELLGRHANGTLANVLGIGVVLVAAGLGLRLIVTAIA; encoded by the coding sequence ATGAACGAGCGTCTGCGCAATGTTGGCCCCGGCGCACTTGTTGCCGCAGCCTTTATCGGGCCAGGAACGGTGACTGCCTGCACAGTCGCAGGCGCGAGCCATGGGTTTGCGCTGGTCTGGGCGCTCGTCTTCGCCACCTTCGCAACGATCGTTCTTCAGGAAATGGCCGCGCGGCTCGGCGTCGTGGCGCAGAAGGGTCTGGGCGAAACGCTCGCAGGATTGCTGGATGCGACGATCTGGAAATGGCCGCTCATTTTGCTGGTCGGCCTCGCGCTCTATCTCGGCAATGCGGCCTACGAAGCTGGCAATCTCTCGGGCGCGGCGCTCGGCATTCAGGCGCTTGCTGGTGAGACCGATGGCGTGTTTGCGGGCTCGGTTGCCGCCATTGCCGTGCTCGCTGGCGCGCTTCTTCTCAGCGGAAGCTATCGCCTCATCGAGCGTGTTTTGATTGGACTGGTGGTGGTCATGGCTATGGCATTTGTCGCCACCTTTGCCATCGTCCGGCCTGATATTGGTGCGCTTGTTGCGGGTGCGGTCACTCCGGTTGTTCCCGAGGGGGCTCTGCTGACGGTGATCGCGCTGATCGGGACGACCGTGGTTCCCTATAACCTGTTTCTCCACTCCACGGCTGCGAAGACCAAGTGGCAGGGCGAAGAAGACCTGGGCGCGATGCGCGCCGATACGGCGGTCGCAATCGGGCTGGGCGGCCTGATTGCCATCCTGATCCTGTCTACTTCGGCGGCCAGTCTGTTTGCTGCCGGTATCGAAGTGTCGAGCGCGGCAGAGATGGCTGGACAGTTCGAGCCGCTTTTCGGCCCTTATTCGAAATACCTGCTCGCAATTGGCTTGTTCGCCGCGGGGCTAACCAGCGCGATAACCGCGCCGCTTGCCACAGGTTTTGCGATGACCGAGATTTTGAAGCTTGAGAGTAGGCAAACCTCGCGGGGTTTCCGATTGATTGCGCTGTCGGTGATCGTCATCGGCGCTGCGCTGGCGCTGACGGGAACACGGCCAATCGAGATCATCGTGCTTGCCCAGTTCGCAAACGGGTTGCTCCTGCCGATCATTGCCGCATTTCTCCTCTATGCAGTGAACCGACCGGAATTGCTCGGCAGGCACGCCAACGGGACGCTCGCCAATGTCCTGGGTATCGGGGTCGTACTCGTCGCTGCCGGCCTTGGGCTCAGACTGATAGTGACCGCAATCGCATAG
- a CDS encoding hydantoinase B/oxoprolinase family protein, with protein MAIGSDAAAGQWEFWIDRGGTFTDIVAKSPDGALETRKFLSENPEAYDDAAIHGVRQFLDLADDAPIPGAAISAIKMGTTVATNALLERKGEPTVFVTSKGFRDVIEIGFQARPDTFALDIRKPELVYEKVIEVEERVRADGEVECSLELETARALLEAARDEGYRSVAIALMHAYRFPDHEKNLAALAREVGFTQVSASHEVSPLTKIVSRAETTVVDAYLTPILRSYVDTVAGAFSGGGQPGQLLFMQSSGGLIDAARFRGRDAILSGPAGGIVGCVETARIAGFDKVIGFDMGGTSTDVSHYAGEFEKVYETEVAGVRMRVPMLHIHTVAAGGGSILRFSDGRFRVGPQSAGADPGPACYRRGGPLAVTDINVVLGKLQPDFFPRIFGPNQNEPLDREAARSGFAEIAGETGDGRSIEEVAEGFLDIAVEHMAQAIKKISTARGHDVKEYVLNCFGGAGGQHACLVAERLGIETIMLHPFAGVLSAYGMGLAAVQTERQRVVSRGLDTEIEPLMAEIVSDLAEAGAAELAAQGHEKKDVTARPTALLRYAGTDTTITVRVTGAEQMCGEFEDAHRRQYGFTPSGKSIVLDTLVVESSIESHRPSATKPKAFNRPPDPVSIKQFFSRGEWLDAPIFDIDSLGPGTPISGPAVVTEPTGTIVIEPGWDGSIDCHGHLILKVRKEGESTSKLSTEADPVTLELFNNLFRSIAEQMGIILRNTAQSVNVKERLDFSCAIFDVEGNLVANAPHVPVHLGSMDATVKTVIASGQTIEPGDAFVQNNPHNGGSHLPDITVVSPVFDDTGEILLFFTASRAHHEDVGGISPGSMSPFGRTIHEEGILLDNMKLVERGDFNTDSIEAALGSGPHPARNISQNVADLMAQVAANSAGATELRKLVASYGHNVVSAYMQHIQDNAEAAVRRAIAELDDGEFRLKLDSGAEIAVAVRIDRNSARATIDFTGTSAQQDNAFNAPPAVTRAAVIYVMRCLVADEIPLNAGCMKPIELIVPEGSLLNPTFPAAVVAGNVETSQAITDALFAALGKLGSSQGTMNNLTFGNSRYQYYETICSGAPAGPGFDGAAAVHTHMTNTRMTDPEVLEHRYPVVLDEFRIDRGSGGRGQWNAGDGITRKIRFLEDMECSILSEHREIAPVGLHGGEGGRLGRNWVERADGSVDELAGCDQVAVHRGDRIAIQSPTGGGFGPLSKRGEKARKK; from the coding sequence ATGGCAATAGGTTCTGATGCGGCGGCCGGCCAGTGGGAATTCTGGATCGATCGCGGTGGCACCTTTACCGATATCGTCGCAAAATCACCCGATGGCGCGCTGGAGACACGAAAATTCCTGTCAGAGAATCCCGAAGCCTATGACGATGCTGCGATCCATGGGGTCCGGCAATTCCTCGATTTGGCTGATGATGCCCCGATCCCGGGCGCGGCAATCTCCGCGATCAAGATGGGAACGACGGTTGCGACAAATGCGCTGCTGGAACGCAAGGGTGAACCGACGGTCTTCGTGACCAGCAAGGGTTTTCGCGACGTTATCGAAATCGGATTCCAGGCTCGCCCCGACACGTTTGCGCTCGATATTCGCAAACCTGAGCTCGTCTATGAGAAAGTGATCGAGGTCGAAGAGCGCGTGCGCGCCGATGGCGAAGTCGAATGTTCGCTCGAACTCGAAACAGCCCGTGCATTGCTCGAAGCTGCACGTGATGAAGGTTACCGGTCGGTCGCGATTGCACTGATGCATGCCTACCGCTTCCCCGATCACGAGAAAAACCTTGCGGCGCTCGCGCGTGAGGTAGGCTTCACGCAGGTCTCCGCCAGCCACGAAGTCAGCCCGCTGACCAAGATTGTCTCTCGCGCGGAAACGACCGTCGTAGATGCTTACCTGACCCCTATCCTGCGCTCCTATGTCGATACGGTTGCGGGGGCATTTTCGGGCGGAGGCCAGCCCGGGCAATTATTGTTTATGCAGTCGTCGGGCGGATTGATCGACGCAGCGCGTTTCAGGGGGCGCGATGCGATCCTTTCGGGACCGGCCGGCGGGATCGTCGGTTGCGTGGAGACCGCGCGCATTGCCGGGTTCGACAAGGTCATCGGTTTCGACATGGGCGGCACTTCGACTGACGTCTCCCACTACGCAGGCGAATTCGAGAAGGTCTACGAAACCGAGGTCGCAGGTGTGCGGATGCGAGTACCCATGCTGCACATTCATACCGTTGCGGCTGGCGGTGGTTCAATTCTTCGCTTTAGCGACGGGCGCTTTCGTGTCGGTCCGCAGTCCGCCGGTGCCGATCCCGGGCCGGCTTGTTATCGGCGCGGCGGTCCGCTCGCGGTGACAGACATCAATGTCGTCCTCGGCAAGCTTCAACCCGATTTTTTCCCGCGGATCTTCGGGCCGAACCAGAACGAGCCGCTCGACCGCGAAGCGGCGCGCTCGGGCTTTGCCGAAATCGCCGGAGAAACCGGCGATGGGCGCAGCATCGAAGAGGTCGCAGAGGGCTTCCTCGACATCGCGGTCGAACACATGGCGCAAGCGATCAAGAAGATTTCGACCGCACGAGGGCACGATGTGAAGGAGTATGTCCTGAACTGCTTCGGCGGAGCGGGTGGGCAGCACGCCTGTCTTGTCGCCGAAAGGCTCGGTATCGAGACTATCATGTTGCACCCATTCGCGGGCGTGTTGTCGGCATATGGAATGGGTCTCGCCGCAGTCCAGACCGAACGCCAGCGCGTCGTGAGCAGGGGACTGGACACCGAAATCGAACCGCTCATGGCCGAAATCGTGTCCGATCTGGCAGAGGCTGGGGCAGCAGAATTGGCTGCTCAGGGTCATGAGAAGAAAGATGTTACCGCCCGGCCGACCGCGCTTCTTCGCTATGCCGGGACTGACACGACGATCACGGTTCGGGTGACCGGTGCCGAGCAAATGTGCGGTGAATTCGAGGATGCACACCGCCGCCAATACGGTTTCACACCAAGCGGCAAATCGATTGTGCTCGATACACTTGTTGTCGAAAGCAGCATTGAAAGTCACAGACCGTCAGCAACGAAACCGAAGGCATTTAACCGGCCACCAGATCCGGTAAGCATTAAACAGTTCTTTTCGCGCGGAGAGTGGCTCGATGCGCCAATATTCGATATCGACTCGCTGGGTCCCGGCACTCCGATATCCGGTCCTGCCGTCGTAACGGAGCCGACCGGAACAATTGTTATCGAACCCGGCTGGGATGGCTCGATCGATTGTCACGGACACCTGATCCTGAAAGTCCGCAAAGAGGGCGAGAGCACATCGAAACTGTCGACCGAGGCTGATCCAGTCACCCTCGAGCTGTTCAACAACCTGTTTCGTTCGATTGCGGAGCAGATGGGCATAATCCTGCGCAACACAGCGCAATCAGTGAATGTGAAAGAGCGCCTCGATTTCTCCTGCGCAATTTTCGACGTCGAAGGCAATCTGGTCGCCAATGCCCCGCATGTTCCTGTTCACCTCGGCTCGATGGACGCGACGGTGAAGACGGTGATCGCGAGCGGCCAAACCATCGAGCCGGGCGATGCCTTCGTCCAGAACAACCCGCACAATGGCGGCTCGCATTTACCCGACATTACTGTGGTTTCGCCGGTCTTCGACGATACTGGCGAAATACTCCTGTTCTTCACTGCATCGCGCGCGCACCACGAGGATGTGGGCGGCATTTCACCCGGCTCGATGTCGCCCTTCGGACGAACAATTCACGAAGAGGGGATACTCCTCGACAACATGAAGCTGGTCGAGCGAGGGGATTTCAACACCGATAGTATCGAAGCCGCGCTGGGCTCGGGGCCGCATCCGGCTCGCAACATCTCGCAAAATGTCGCTGATCTCATGGCGCAGGTTGCCGCCAACTCGGCGGGCGCAACCGAACTCAGGAAGCTTGTCGCCAGCTACGGTCACAATGTCGTGAGCGCCTACATGCAACACATCCAAGACAACGCCGAAGCGGCAGTGAGGCGCGCTATTGCCGAACTCGACGATGGCGAATTCAGATTGAAACTAGATTCCGGGGCTGAGATCGCGGTAGCCGTCCGCATCGATCGAAATAGCGCGCGCGCGACGATCGATTTCACCGGCACGAGCGCCCAGCAGGACAATGCCTTCAACGCGCCGCCTGCTGTAACGCGCGCCGCAGTTATCTATGTGATGCGCTGCCTCGTCGCCGACGAGATTCCGCTCAACGCGGGATGTATGAAGCCGATTGAGCTCATCGTGCCCGAAGGTTCGCTACTCAATCCGACCTTCCCTGCGGCAGTCGTGGCGGGCAATGTCGAGACAAGCCAGGCGATCACCGATGCGCTCTTCGCCGCGCTCGGAAAACTGGGCTCGAGCCAAGGGACGATGAACAATCTCACTTTCGGCAATTCGCGTTACCAATATTACGAGACGATTTGCTCTGGCGCACCTGCCGGGCCGGGCTTCGACGGGGCAGCCGCCGTGCACACTCACATGACCAACACCCGCATGACCGACCCCGAAGTGCTCGAACACCGTTATCCTGTTGTGCTCGACGAATTCCGGATCGACCGTGGCTCGGGAGGGCGCGGGCAGTGGAATGCGGGCGACGGCATAACCCGAAAAATCCGCTTTCTCGAAGACATGGAATGCTCGATCCTGTCTGAACATCGCGAAATTGCGCCGGTCGGCCTTCATGGCGGCGAAGGCGGGCGGCTTGGGAGAAATTGGGTGGAAAGGGCCGACGGCTCGGTCGACGAGCTGGCCGGCTGCGATCAGGTCGCGGTGCATCGCGGAGACCGGATTGCGATCCAGTCCCCAACCGGCGGAGGCTTCGGACCACTCTCGAAGCGAGGGGAAAAAGCGAGGAAGAAATGA